CGATTACGAGGTTGCATTTTATACGCGGGATGAAGGCATTTACGGCATAGATAAATTAATTAAATCTAGATAAAACTTGAGGTATTAATCGTGGAAGCACTATTCTACATTTTTGCATTTATAGCTATTTTTTCTGCGCTGATGGTTATATCTATGAAAAATCCATTGACTTCAGCGCTTTATTTAGTACTTTGTTTTTTTGCGCTTGCAGGTTTCTACGTGCTTTTAGATATGCAGTTTCTTGCCGTAATGCAGATACTGGTTTATGCCGGAGCGATAATGGTTCTTGTAGTATTGGTTATAATGTTGTTAAATATTTCTAGATTAAACGCCGTAAAGACGGATTTTCATCAGAAAATTATCGGAATCGTAATTGCAATAGTTTTGTTTGCGGAAATAGTTATATATACGGTAGGCGGAAAGACCAAAAAGCCTACCGGCATATTTACTCACGCGGTAATAAATAAAATCGGCAATACGCAGGTCATAGGAAAATTTTTATTTACTAAATATACTCTGTCTTTTGAAATTGCTTCTATACTGCTTTTTGTAGCGATTATAGGGGCATATTTATTTGCCAAGAAAAAACTTTAATAAAATAACGGCGGTAAATAAGGTGATAAATTTATGAATAACTATTTGATAGTAGCTGGAATAATTTTTTGTATCGGCGCTCTCGGCGTTCTTATGCGGAAAAATTTAATAATTGTTTTTATGAGTTTAGAATTGATGTTTAATGCCGCAAATCTCGGCTTCGTAGCGGTATCTAACCGTTTAAATCTTATTTCCGGCGACGTATTCGTCATTTTCGTAATGGTGGTAGCGGCTGCCGAAGCTGCAGTAGCCCTGGGTATTATAGTTGCTTTTTACAGGGAAAAAGGAACTGTGGACATGGATAAAGCAAACGAATTAAAAAATTAATATAAAAGGTAGTTAATAAAATGGATTTTAAAACATCTATTACTTGGCTCATTCCGTTATTTCCGCTTGCGGGGTTTCTGTTATGGGGTTTGTTCGGAAGATATATTAAAGGGCTTTCAGGATATTTAGCCAGCGCTTTCATTGGAATATCCTTTATTTTGTCAGTTATTTTGTTTTTTATAGTCGCATATTCTCACGGCTTTACCGATACTCTTTATCCATGGGTACATGCAGGAACTTTAAAAGTTGGAGTTTCTGCAGTTATAGACAGGCTTTCCGTAATTATGCTAGTGATGGTTACCGGGGTAAGTACTCTTGTTCATATATACTCTATAGGATATATGCAGGACGATAAAGGTTTTTCGAGATATTTTTCTTTTTTAAATTTGTTTGTGTTTTCTATGATAATGCTGGTTATGTCTAATAACGTGCTTTTACTATACGTATTT
The DNA window shown above is from Candidatus Acidulodesulfobacterium acidiphilum and carries:
- a CDS encoding NADH-quinone oxidoreductase subunit J, with the translated sequence MVISMKNPLTSALYLVLCFFALAGFYVLLDMQFLAVMQILVYAGAIMVLVVLVIMLLNISRLNAVKTDFHQKIIGIVIAIVLFAEIVIYTVGGKTKKPTGIFTHAVINKIGNTQVIGKFLFTKYTLSFEIASILLFVAIIGAYLFAKKKL
- the nuoK gene encoding NADH-quinone oxidoreductase subunit NuoK; this encodes MNNYLIVAGIIFCIGALGVLMRKNLIIVFMSLELMFNAANLGFVAVSNRLNLISGDVFVIFVMVVAAAEAAVALGIIVAFYREKGTVDMDKANELKN